In one window of Helianthus annuus cultivar XRQ/B chromosome 17, HanXRQr2.0-SUNRISE, whole genome shotgun sequence DNA:
- the LOC110921511 gene encoding transcription repressor OFP17 isoform X2, translated as MTTKPTVSTFTCKKHFTTPCKTITCLFKFKKPTFIRRNVSPKSTKTHHFCCLTSFFGSLRRPKDMDRLMELKSFSDAGFVQKAPCPSPLTPAYVKMGRAAIVEDDDDAKDDCQRFESYLVKMVAQEGNTRDLVDVEELLYCWKNLKSPVFMNLVCRFYGELCKDLFSTNEDNDCDNNDIHSLM; from the exons ATGACCACCAAACCTACTGTTAGTACCTTCACATGCAAGAAACACTTTACCACCCCATGCAAAACCATCACTTGTCTCTTCAAATTCAAAAAACCAACCTTTATAAGAAGAAATGTTTCTCCTAAATCAACCAAGACACACCATTTTTGTTGTTTAACGTCGTTTTTTGGCTCGTTAAGAAGGCCAAAAGACATGGACCGACTCATGGAGCTCAAGAGCTTTTCGGACGCTGGGTTTGTGCAGAAAGCGCCATGCCCATCGCCTTTAACACCGGCGTATGTCAAGATGGGGAGAGCTG CGATTGTTGAAGACGACGATGATGCCAAAGATGATTGCCAGAGGTTTGAGAGTTATTTGGTGAAGATGGTAGCACAAGAAGGGAACACAAGGGACTTGGTGGATGTGGAAGAGCTTCTTTACTGCTGGAAGAATCTCAAGAGTCCTGTGTTCATGAACTTGGTCTGTAGGTTTTACGGCGAGCTTTGTAAAGATCTGTTTTCTACCAACGAAGATAACGATTGCGACAACAATGATATTCATAGCCTAATGTAA
- the LOC110921076 gene encoding aspartate aminotransferase, mitochondrial — protein MALRTAITKRMITSHGSRSISSWWKHVEPAPKDPILGVTEAFLADPHPDKVNVGVGAYRDDNGKPVVLDCVREAERRIAGNLNMEYLPMGGSNKMVEETLKLAYGDDSDLIKDKRIAAIQALSGTGACRIFADFQKRFSPDSQIYIPVPTWSNHHNIWRDANVPQRTFHYYHPESKGLDFASLMDDVKNAPNGSFFLLHACAHNPTGVDPTVEQWKEISYQFKVKGHFAFFDMAYQGFASGDPERDAKSIRIFLEDGHLIGCSQSYAKNMGLYGQRVGCLSLVCEDEKQAVAVKSQLQQLARPMYSNPPVHGALIVSTILGDPDLKQLWLKEVKGMADRIIGMRTSLRENIEKLGSPLSWEHITNQIGMFCYSGMTPEQVDRLTKEFHIYMTRNGRISMAGVTSGNVEYLAKAIHEVTKAA, from the exons ATGGCGCTCCGTACAGCGATCACCAAACGAATGATAACATCACACGGCTCACGATCCATATCATCGTGGTGGAAACACGTTGAGCCTGCGCCCAAAGACCCTATCCTCGGTGTCACCGAAGCTTTTCTAGCGGATCCTCATCCTGACAAAGTTAATGTTGGCGTC GGAGCTTATCGTGATGATAACGGGAAGCCGGTTGTTCTTGATTGTGTTAGAGAAGCTGAGAGACGAATTGCTGGAAACTTGAACAT GGAATATCTTCCAATGGGAGGAAGCAACAAAATGGTTGAGGAAACACTGAAATTGGCCTACGGTGACGATTCTGATTTAATCAAAGATAAACGAATTGCAGCAATACAAGCTCTATCTGGCACTGGTGCATGCCGAATTTTCGCAGATTTTCAAAAGCGGTTTTCGCCTGATTCTCAGATCTATATTCCAGTCCCTACCTGGTCCAA TCACCATAACATCTGGAGAGATGCTAATGTACCACAAAGAACATTCCATTATTATCATCCGGAATCAAAAGGTCTTGATTTCGCCTCGCTGATGGATGATGTTAAG AATGCACCAAACGGGTCGTTCTTTTTGCTGCATGCTTGTGCACATAATCCTACTGGAGTTGACCCCACGGTAGAACAATGGAAAGAAATATCTTACCAGTTTAAG GTGAAAGGTCATTTTGCTTTCTTTGACATGGCCTATCAAGGATTTGCAAGTGGTGATCCAGAAAGAGATGCAAAATCCATTAGAATTTTTCTTGAAGATGGTCATTTAATTGGATGTTCTCAATCATACGCTAAAAATATGGGTCTTTATGGCCAAAGAGTTGGCTGCCTTAG TTTGGTATGTGAAGATGAGAAACAAGCTGTGGCTGTGAAGAGTCAACTACAGCAACTTGCAAGACCGATGTACAGTAATCCACCAGTTCATGGTGCACTGATTGTTTCGACTATTCTTGGTGATCCAGATTTGAAGCAGTTGTGGCTCAAAGAAGTCAAG GGTATGGCTGACCGTATAATCGGGATGAGAACTTCACTTAGGGAAAACATCGAGAAGTTGGGCTCTCCGTTATCATGGGAACACATAACTAATCAG ATTggcatgttctgctacagtggGATGACTCCTGAACAAGTTGATCGCTTGACAAAAGAGTTTCACATTTACATGACCCGCAATGGTCGTATTAG TATGGCAGGGGTCACAAGTGGCAATGTTGAATACTTGGCAAAAGCCATCCATGAAGTTACAAAAGCTGCTTAA
- the LOC110921095 gene encoding heat stress transcription factor A-4c has product MDGSQGGSNSSSPPFLTKTYEMVDDPLTDHIVSWSHTGNSFVVWNPPEFAGELLPKYFKHNNFSSFVRQLNTYGFKKIDPEQWEFANDEFIKGQRHLLKNIHRRKPVHSHSTPPQGTSSSPLSSSEKKKYEDEIKKLKHETSSLRLQLLTHNQENQENEHKLSFLRERLHTIQLKQKKMMSFLAQVLEKPRISSSRTQYLESNSRKRRLLISTYLQGEANAEETENLEVHELINKLDSSLKFWVDFVNDVKTSSQEQDDVGDHDSKLDHAGSSTISLININQDSRVKSKASGIDVNAEPVGGGGGDGDGDDGGGRVVAPPVKTGANDVFWEQFLTETPGSGDTQEVQSERRDVTKPLWGTHNLGKITEKMGNLGPGKLDVR; this is encoded by the exons ATGGATGGTTCTCAAGGGGGATCAAATTCATCATCGCCACCATTTCTCACTAAAACATATGAAATGGTGGATGACCCGTTGACAGATCATATTGTTTCATGGAGTCATACCGGGAATAGTTTTGTTGTTTGGAATCCACCTGAATTCGCCGGGGAATTGCTTCCGAAGTATTTCAAACACAACAATTTCTCGAGTTTCGTTCGTCAGCTCAATACATAT ggttttaaaaAGATAGATCCCGAACAATGGGAATTTGCGAATGACGAATTCATAAAAGGTCAAAGACACCTTCTGAAAAACATTCACAGGCGGAAACCGGTCCATAGTCACTCAACACCGCCACAAGGAACTTCATCAAGCCCATTATCGTCTTCAGAAAAAAAGAAATACGAAGATGAAATCAAGAAACTAAAACACGAAACAAGTTCTCTTCGGCTTCAGTTACTGACccacaatcaagaaaatcaagaaaacGAACACAAATTATCTTTTTTACGTGAACGATTACACACCATACAGTTAAAGCAAAAGAAAATGATGTCGTTTCTCGCTCAAGTACTAGAAAAACCAAGAATTTCATCCTCGCGCACACAATATTTGGAATCTAACAGCAGAAAGAGAAGATTATTAATATCCACTTACTTACAGGGTGAAGCGAATGCAGAAGAAACTGAAAATTTAGAAGTTCACGAGCTGATAAACAAATTGGATTCATCTTTGAAGTTTTGGGTGGATTTCGTGAACGATGTAAAAACGTCAAGTCAAGAACAAGATGATGTTGGTGATCATGATTCAAAACTGGATCATGCTGGCAGCTCTACTATTTCATTGATCAACATTAATCAAGATTCTCGGGTGAAATCGAAAGCTTCAGGGATTGACGTGAATGCAGAGCctgttggtggtggcggtggtgatggtgatggtgatgatggcggtggtagAGTCGTAGCACCGCCAGTGAAAACGGGTGCAAATGATGTTTTCTGGGAACAGTTTTTGACAGAAACGCCTGGCAGTGGTGACACGCAGGAAGTTCAATCTGAGAGACGAGATGTAACTAAACCTTTGTGGGGTACACATAATTTAGGTAAAATTACAGAAAAAATGGGGAATCTTGGTCCTGGTAAGCTTGATGTACGATGA
- the LOC110921511 gene encoding transcription repressor OFP17 isoform X1, which produces MTTKPTVSTFTCKKHFTTPCKTITCLFKFKKPTFIRRNVSPKSTKTHHFCCLTSFFGSLRRPKDMDRLMELKSFSDAGFVQKAPCPSPLTPAYVKMGRADTFVAIVEDDDDAKDDCQRFESYLVKMVAQEGNTRDLVDVEELLYCWKNLKSPVFMNLVCRFYGELCKDLFSTNEDNDCDNNDIHSLM; this is translated from the exons ATGACCACCAAACCTACTGTTAGTACCTTCACATGCAAGAAACACTTTACCACCCCATGCAAAACCATCACTTGTCTCTTCAAATTCAAAAAACCAACCTTTATAAGAAGAAATGTTTCTCCTAAATCAACCAAGACACACCATTTTTGTTGTTTAACGTCGTTTTTTGGCTCGTTAAGAAGGCCAAAAGACATGGACCGACTCATGGAGCTCAAGAGCTTTTCGGACGCTGGGTTTGTGCAGAAAGCGCCATGCCCATCGCCTTTAACACCGGCGTATGTCAAGATGGGGAGAGCTG ATACTTTTGTAGCGATTGTTGAAGACGACGATGATGCCAAAGATGATTGCCAGAGGTTTGAGAGTTATTTGGTGAAGATGGTAGCACAAGAAGGGAACACAAGGGACTTGGTGGATGTGGAAGAGCTTCTTTACTGCTGGAAGAATCTCAAGAGTCCTGTGTTCATGAACTTGGTCTGTAGGTTTTACGGCGAGCTTTGTAAAGATCTGTTTTCTACCAACGAAGATAACGATTGCGACAACAATGATATTCATAGCCTAATGTAA